AGTCGCAGCGAAGATTCCATCATTCGCGAGGTGGAAGAGATGCGCGACAAGGTGCAGGGCTTCACCGGCGTCGTCAGCGACCTGGGCGGCCCCACCGCCAACATGTACCGCCTGGGCTGCAAAAGCCCGCAGATCGAGGCGGCCTGCCGCAAGCCCAGCTGCGTGTACCCCGGCATATGCCAGAACCTGACGACCGACCACAAGCCGCTGATCGACATCTACCGCCGCACCCGCACGCTGCCCGGCGTGAAAAAGGTGCTGATCGGCTCAGGCCTGCGCTACGACCTGGCGGTGCAAAGCCCTGCGTACGTGAAAGAGCTGGTGCAGCACCACGTGGGCGGCTACCTGAAGATTGCACCCGAGCACACCGAAGAAGGCCCGCTGTCCAAGATGATGAAGCCGGGCATCGGCAGCTACGAGCGCTTCAAACAGCTGTTTGAAAAGTTCAGCGCCGAGGCGGGCAAGAAGCAGTTTTTGATTCCCTACTTCATCGCCGCGCACCCGGGCACCACGGTCGAAGACATGATGCAGCTGGCCATCTGGCTGAAGACCAACGGCTTTCGCGCCGACCAAGTGCAGGCGTTCTACCCCAGCCCCATGGCCACGGCCACGACGATGTACCACACGGGGCTGAACACCCTCAAGGGCATTCACCGCGACGAGCGCGCTGAAAAGGTGGACACGCCCAAGGGCGACCGCCTGCGCCGCCTGCACAAGGCTTTCCTGCGCTACCACGACCCCAACAACTGGCCGCTGCTGCGCCAGGCGCTGAAAGACATGGGCCGCGCCGATCTGATTGGCAACGGCAAGCAGCACCTGATTCCCAGCTACCAGCCGCTGGTCGATGGCGACTACCAAAGCGCCCGGCGCAAGAACAGCACGCAAGGCACCGGCACCGCAGGGCGCCAGGTGCTGTCGCAACAAGGCAAGGCGCACGCGCTGAGCAAATCCGGCGGCAAGCCCGCAGGCAAGGCCACCCGCGGCGGGGTAGAGCCCACCGAAGACGTGCGTTTTCGCACTGCCCAGCCCGCGCAGGGCAAGCTGCTCACGCAGCACACCGGCCTGCCGCCACGCGCTGGCACGGGCGCGGGCAAGCGCGCGGCTGGGGCAGCTACGGGCGGCCAAGGGCGTGGCCCCGCTGGGCGTGGGGCTCAACAAGGTGCGCCGCGCAAACCCGGCGCTCGACCCGCGCGCTGACTGCGCCGTGCAAACCCCGGGCACGGCCAGCGCTGACGTGCCTTGCGCGGCCTGGGCCTGATCGGTACTGATCTGCGCTTGGCGTGCCAGATCCTAGGTGTCAGGTGTCAGGTGTCAGGTGCAAGTTGTGGGCGAGCGGCCAACTGCCACAATGATTGGATGCAAGCTGAAAACCCCGCTCGAAGCCCCATCGCCACCCCGCAAGACGTGCTCGCCTTCTGGCTGGGCGCTTATCCGCTGAATGCGGACGCCATGGCGCGCGTGCAGCAGCAATGGTTTCAGAAAAACGACGCTTTCGACGCCGAATTGCGCCAGCGCTTCACCGCCACCATTGATGCGGCGCTGGCGGGCGGGCTGGCCGACTGGCCTGCCACCGACGAAGGCTGGCTGGCCAAGCTGATCGTGCTCGACCAATTTACCCGCAACGCCTTTCGCGGCCAGGCCAAGAGCTTCGCGGGCGACCCGCTGGCGCTGCAAACGGCGATGGAAGGCATTCAGGCCGGGCAAGACCAAAGCCTGCCGCCCATGGCGCGCATCTTTGCGTATCTGCCGCTGGAGCACGCCGAAGACCCGCTGATGCAGGCGCGCAGCGTGGCGCTGTTCGACGTGCTGGCCACCGCGCCGCAGGCCGAGCCCAGGGCGTTCTTTGCGAACACCGCCGACTACGCTCGCCGCCACCAGGAGGTGATCGAGCGCTTTGGCCGCTTTCCACACCGCAATGCCATCCTGGGGCGCACCAGCACCGCGCAAGAGCTGGACTACCTGGCGCAGCCGGGCTCAGGATTCTGATTGAAATGGGCTGCCAGCGCAGGCATACTGGGCGCTGACAGCTATTCAAAAGCTAGCAGATCTCCGCCGCCACGCCTCAGTAGGTATTCGGCCAGCCTTAGCGCAGGGCGCTTTCAGTGCCCCTCAAGCCAGCAAACCAAAGTCGATGAAGCCCCGCTCGACGTTGGTCGAAAGCAGCTTCACGCGCACCTTGTCGCCCACCTTCACCGCGCCGCCGCGCCCCACGGCCAGCTTGCCTTCGGCCGGTGGCGAAAACACGCGCACCCAGTTGTTGCCCTTGGACACGCCGGTCACCACGCCGTCGAAGACGTCGCCAATGCGCTGCTCCAGCAGCAGCGCGGCTTCGGACTTGCGCAGTTGGCGCTCCACCTTGTTGGCCGCGTCTTCCTGGCGCGTGCAGTGCACGGCCAGGCGTTCCAGCTCGGCGTGGGAGTAGGGCGGCCGGGCGTCGGCCAGCGCGGCTTTCAGCAGGCGGCCGGTGATCAGGTCGGGAAAGCGCCGGTTGGGCGCGGTGGAATGCGAATAGTCGCGCACCGCCAGCCCAAAGTGGCCGATGCGCGGGCCACCCGGCACTTCCACCACGTATTCGCCGCGGCCCAGCAGCTTGACGATGGTCAGCGACAGATCGGGAAAGCGCTCGGGGTCGCGGCGGCGTTCGGCCACCAGGAACTGCTCCAGCGCGGCGGAATCGGCTTCGGCGGGCAATTCCCAGCCGCGCTCGGCGGCCACTTCGGCAATGCGCGCCCAGCGCTCGGGCGAGCGCACCACGCGCCGCAGCGAGGCGCGGTGCCGCTCGGCCAGAAAGCGCGCCACCACGCCGTTGGTGGCCACCATGAATTCCTCGATCAACTGGCGCGCGCGGTTCTGCACCTGCTGGCGGATGGCCACCACGCGGTCACCGTCGAACTCGGCGCGCGGCTGCAGCGTCTGGAATTCCAGCGAACCCTGCTCGCGCCGGCGCGCGCGCAGCTGCTGCGCCACCGAATCCTGCGTGCGCAGGTCGTCCGCCAGCCCGCCCACCTGGGCGGCGGCTTCGGGCAGGCGGCCGTCGCCGTCCAGCCACGCGGCCACGCTGTCGTAGGCCAGCTTGGCCTGGTTGCGCACCCGCGCGCGGGTGATGTGCGAGCGCCGCAGTGCGCCGTCGGGCGCGAAATCCATCTCGACCACCAACGCCACGCGCACGCGGTGCGGGTTGAGCGAGGTGAAGTCGGTGCTGAGCTTTTCGGGCAGCATCGGAAAAACGATGGCCGAGGTGTAGACGCTGGTGGTGTTGGCCTCGGCGTGCTGGTCGATCGGCGTGTGCGCCTGGACCAGCGCATCCACATCGGCCACGGACACCAGGATGCGCACGTCGCCACTGGGCAGCACCTGGCTGGCGGTGAGCTGGTCCAGGTCGCGCGAATCGTCGTTGTCGATCGAGCACCAGCGCAGCGCGGTCATGTCGGCAATGCCGGGGCCTTGCTCGTCGCTGGGTGTGTCGATGGCGCTGAGCTGGTCCAGCGTGGCGCGCCCGAACTCGGGCTGCAGGCCCCGCTCGCGCATGGCGATCCCGGCCAGCTCGGCCAGCTCTTGTCGTTGGTGCGGGTGCAGTGGGCTCATGGTGCGGGGCGTGGGGGTGTGCGCCGCATCATAGCCACGCCGTATTCAACGGCCGTGCCAGGCCAGCCAAGCCAGCGCGCCCAGGTTGAGCAGCACCGTCACCACGTACACGGCCAGGAATTCGGCCTTGCGCGACTTGTGGCGCAGCGCCCGCTGCGCCAGCCAGGCGGCGGGCCACCCGCCAGCCAGCGCCAGCGCGTGCAAGGTGTTTTCGGGCGTGCGCCAGCGGCCTTGCTGCGCGGCGTTCTTGTCGCTGGCGTAGGCGATGAAGGTGGCCACGTTCAGCAGGGCCAGCCCGCCCAGCAGCGCGGGGGCGGAAACGGGCAGGGCGCCCTGGCGGAGCACCAACACCAGCAACACCAGCCACGCCAGCACGGCCAGGGCGAACAGCCACGGCTGGCCGTCCAGCCCGCGCGGATGGCCGTTGCCGCGCCGTGGGGCGCCGGGGCGGCGATCAGAGTCGGTTGGGCTGGCGCGGCGGTTGTTGGGTGTGGGGCCGGTGGTGCGATTTGGTGCGCGGTCGGCCGTGCGGCTGGCCCCGCCGGGGATGGCTCGCGCCGTGCCGCCGTCTGCTTTGGCCGCGCTGCGCCCGGGCGATCCGGTGCGGGCGGCGCCGGGCGCGGTCGCCCCCGCGCTGGGCACCGCGCGGCCACCGCCCAGGCGCTGCACCGCCATCGCGCGCGGGCCTTTGCCGCCCACGTCGATGCGTTCAAAGCGCACGCGCTCGCCCAGGTTGGGCGCTTCGCCGCCGCGCACGTCGCGCACGTGAAAGAAGATGTCGCGCCGCCCGTCGGCGGTGCCGATGAAGCCGAAGCCGCGCTCGGCGTCAAAGCGAAGGACTTCGCCGTCTTGAGTCATTCAGGCCTCCAGCGCTGGTGTGGCAAGCGCTGCCAGCTATTTATTTGAGAGCGTGCACAGCGGAATGTCGCGCGCCACGGCCAATGCATCCAGCTGGCGGCGCGTCTTGGTCAGCGCCCAGGCGGCGATGGCGTCGCGCGTTTGCGGGGCGAAGGGCGCGCGCGCATCGGGCGGCGGCAGGCCGGCGGCGGCAAACAGCGATGCGGCAAAGTGCGGCTCAAGTGCGGCGATGGCCACGCGCCCGTCCTTGCAGGGGTACACGCGGTAGCCTGCGTGCGCGCCACCCACGGCGCCGCTGGGCAGCGTCAGGCCCCAGTGGCGGGGCAGGGCCAGCCACGCCGCCGCGTCCGACAAGGCGACCTGGCGGTGCGCGCCTTTGCCGCTGGCGGCCGCTTGCATCAGCACGCCCAGGGCTGCTTCGACCGCGAGCAGGGCGCCGGCCATGTCGGCCAGCAGGCTGGGCGGCAGATCGGTGCCGGGCACCAGGCCGGCCTCGGCCAGGTAGGTCAAATCGTGGCCGGGCTCGTCGGCACGATCGCCCGGCGCGCCGACGATTTCCACCATCGACAGCGCTGGGTGCGCGCGGTGCACGGCCTTCCAGTTCAGCCCCAGTTTTTGCAGGGCCGAGGGGCGAAACGAGGTCAGCAGCAGGTCGGACTTGGCCAGCTCGCGCGCCAGCTGGGCGTGGCCGCGCTCGGTTTTCAGATCGACCTGCACCACGCGCACGCCTTCGTGCATGGTGTTGTAGGCGCCGATGTTGTACTGGCCCATCGGGTCGCCCGAGATGGGCCGGCCCGCTGGCGTTTGGCCGGGGCCGGGCGGCTCTACCTTCAGGCAGCGCGCGCCCAGCTCGCCCAGGCGCATCAGTGCGGCGGGGCCGGGCAGGTTGAGCGCCAGGCTGACGACGCGGCGCCCGCGCAAGGGCTTGAAGGTGCTGGATGAAGACATGGTTTTGCTATGTTTAGAGTAGCTGCCGGCGCTGGTGCAGCCTGCGATGGCGGTGTTTTTCTTGATGAATTTCTGCGGCGCCGTTGGGCCCCGCATCGGGCATTCGGCCGTGGATTGGGGCGCTGCTGCCCCGCTTACAGGCTGCGCGTCAGCCCGCCATCCACCCGCAGGTTCTGGCCCGTCATGTAGGCGCCTTCGGCGGACGCCAGCCACGCGATCAGCGAAGCCACCTCGTCCGCATGGCCGTAGCGCCCGGCGGGTATGGCGGCGCGGCGCTCGGCCTTTTCGGGCAGGCTGTCGATGTAGCCGGGCAGCACGTTGTTCATGCGGATGCCGTCTTTGGCGTACTGGTCGGCGTACAGCTTGGTGTAGGCCGCCAGCCCCGCGCGGAACACGGCCGAGGTGGGGAAGACCGGGTCAGGCTCCACTGCCGCAAAGCTGGAGATGTTGACGATGGCGCCGCCGCCGGCCTGCAGCAGGTGCGGCGTGACCAGGCGCGTGGCGCGCACCACGTTCATGAAATACATTTCCATGCCGGTGGCCCACTGCGCGTCGGTCAGCGCCAGCAGGTCGCCCTTGGGCCCATGCCCGGCGGAATTGACCAGCGCGTCGATGCGGCCCCAGCGCTGCAGCGCGCCATCCACCAGCTGGCCCAGCGCCTCGTCACTCAAATTGCTGCCCGTCACGCCAAAGCCGCCCAGCTCCACCCCCAGCGCCTCGCCCTTGCCGGACGACGACAGCACGCCCACGCGAAACCCGTCGCGCGCCAGTCGCCGCGCCGCCGCCGCACCCATGCCGCTGCCCCCGGCGGTGATCAGGGCGACTTTCTGTGTGCTCATGCGCAGCTCCGTGTGGTGATGGAAACCACGGATGCTAAGGGGTAGCGCGAGCAGGCACGCGCCCCGATATGGAAGAAGCCCAGCGGCGCCACGCAAAGCTCGTCCAAACCCGCAGGCACAAGCCCAGCCCCCGCCCGCACACCACGGCACCGATGGCCGCGGAGCAGGCTACGCCAGCGAACGCGGTGGCCGCACCTGCGGCGGCCACGCGCGTTGTCCCCCATCCCGTAGCGCGCAGCGCGCAGAGAGAGGGGGGAAGGCGCCGGAGGCGACTCAGGGGGGAGAGCCGAAGGCTAGAGGCAACCCCACATAGTTCTCCGCAATCGTCGTCAGCCCCGCCTCGGAATTCAGCAGGTAATCCAGCTCGGCGGTCTGGAACTTGGCGGTGATCTGGTCGTCGTGCGGAAAGCGGTGCATCAGCTGCGTGAACCACCACGAAAAGCGCTCAGCGCGCCAGATGCGGGCCAGGCATTTGCGCGAATAGTCGTCAATGCCGGCCTCGCTGTGGTCTTTGTAGAAGTCGACCAACGCGTCCAGCAGGTATTTCACGTCGGTGGCGGCCAGGTTCAGGCCCTTGGCACCGGTGGGCGGCACGATGTGGCCCGCATCGCCGGCCAGGAACATGCGGCCAAAGCGCAGCGGCTCGGTCACGAAGCTGCGCAGCGGGGCAATGCTTTTCTCGATGCTGGGGCCGGTCACCAGGCGCTCGCGCGCTTCGTCGTCCAGGCGCAGCTTCAGCTCTTGCCAGAAGGCGTCGTCGCTCCATTCCTCGACCTTGTCGGTCAGCGGCACCTGCAGGTAATAGCGGCTGCGCGTGGCGCTGCGCTGGCTGCACAGGGCAAAGCCGCGCGGGCTGTTGACGTAGATGAGCTCGTCGCTCACCGGTGGCGTGTCAGACAGCAGGCCCAGCCAGCCAAAGGGGTACACCTTTTCAAATTCGTGGATGGCCGAGCGCGGTGCGCTGGCGCGGCACACGCCGTGAAAGCCGTCGCAGCCGGCAATGAAGTCGCAGTCGATGCGGTGCTGCTGGCCATCTTTTTCGTAGGTGACGTAGGGCTTGGCGGTGTCGAAGTCGTGCACCGCGGTGTTCTTGGCTTCGTAGATGGTGGGCAGGCCGGCCGCGGCGCGCGCCTGCATCAGATCGCGCGTCAGCTCGGTCTGGCCGTACACCATCACGTGCTTGCCGCCGCTGTATTTCTTCAGGTCGACGCGGTGGCGCGCGCCGTTGTAGAGCATCTCGATGCCGTCATGCACCAGGCCTTCGGCGTGCATGCGCTGGCCCACGCCGGCTTCGTCCATCAGGTCGATCGTGACCTGCTCGAGGATGCCGGCGCGGATGCGGCCCAGCACGTAGTCGCCAGACACGCGCTCGACGATCACGGCGTCGATGCCGTTCTTGTGCAGCAGTTGGCCCAGCAGCAGGCCGGAAGGGCCTGCGCCGATGATGGCGACTTGAGTTCGGGTGGTTTGCACGGGTTTGTCTCCACGGGTGCGGGTTGGAATGGGCGGTGCGCGGGGCGACCGCCGTGTTTTTTTCGAGCTTAGAAGCCCGCCCCGCCGCACTCCAGCGCGCGGGCACGCACTTGCGCGGTGATGGGTGATGATGTGCGATCATCGCGCAATGCCGCCTATTGCCCATGCCGACACCATCGCGGGCCTCGTCAAGGGGCTGGCCGTGCTGGAGAGTTTTGACACCGAGCGCCAGCGGCTGAACGCCACGCAGGCGGCCGAGCGCGCGGGCCTGACGCGCGCGGCGGCGCGGCGCCACCTGCTCACGCTGACGCACTGCGGCTATCTGGAAACGGATGGCAGCTACTACTGGCTGGCGCCGCGCGCGCTGCGCCTGGCCGG
This genomic interval from Ottowia oryzae contains the following:
- a CDS encoding SDR family oxidoreductase, which encodes MSTQKVALITAGGSGMGAAAARRLARDGFRVGVLSSSGKGEALGVELGGFGVTGSNLSDEALGQLVDGALQRWGRIDALVNSAGHGPKGDLLALTDAQWATGMEMYFMNVVRATRLVTPHLLQAGGGAIVNISSFAAVEPDPVFPTSAVFRAGLAAYTKLYADQYAKDGIRMNNVLPGYIDSLPEKAERRAAIPAGRYGHADEVASLIAWLASAEGAYMTGQNLRVDGGLTRSL
- a CDS encoding DUF924 family protein, with amino-acid sequence MQAENPARSPIATPQDVLAFWLGAYPLNADAMARVQQQWFQKNDAFDAELRQRFTATIDAALAGGLADWPATDEGWLAKLIVLDQFTRNAFRGQAKSFAGDPLALQTAMEGIQAGQDQSLPPMARIFAYLPLEHAEDPLMQARSVALFDVLATAPQAEPRAFFANTADYARRHQEVIERFGRFPHRNAILGRTSTAQELDYLAQPGSGF
- a CDS encoding CoA transferase, with the translated sequence MSSSSTFKPLRGRRVVSLALNLPGPAALMRLGELGARCLKVEPPGPGQTPAGRPISGDPMGQYNIGAYNTMHEGVRVVQVDLKTERGHAQLARELAKSDLLLTSFRPSALQKLGLNWKAVHRAHPALSMVEIVGAPGDRADEPGHDLTYLAEAGLVPGTDLPPSLLADMAGALLAVEAALGVLMQAAASGKGAHRQVALSDAAAWLALPRHWGLTLPSGAVGGAHAGYRVYPCKDGRVAIAALEPHFAASLFAAAGLPPPDARAPFAPQTRDAIAAWALTKTRRQLDALAVARDIPLCTLSNK
- the pobA gene encoding 4-hydroxybenzoate 3-monooxygenase, whose product is MQTTRTQVAIIGAGPSGLLLGQLLHKNGIDAVIVERVSGDYVLGRIRAGILEQVTIDLMDEAGVGQRMHAEGLVHDGIEMLYNGARHRVDLKKYSGGKHVMVYGQTELTRDLMQARAAAGLPTIYEAKNTAVHDFDTAKPYVTYEKDGQQHRIDCDFIAGCDGFHGVCRASAPRSAIHEFEKVYPFGWLGLLSDTPPVSDELIYVNSPRGFALCSQRSATRSRYYLQVPLTDKVEEWSDDAFWQELKLRLDDEARERLVTGPSIEKSIAPLRSFVTEPLRFGRMFLAGDAGHIVPPTGAKGLNLAATDVKYLLDALVDFYKDHSEAGIDDYSRKCLARIWRAERFSWWFTQLMHRFPHDDQITAKFQTAELDYLLNSEAGLTTIAENYVGLPLAFGSPP
- a CDS encoding DUF1294 domain-containing protein; amino-acid sequence: MTQDGEVLRFDAERGFGFIGTADGRRDIFFHVRDVRGGEAPNLGERVRFERIDVGGKGPRAMAVQRLGGGRAVPSAGATAPGAARTGSPGRSAAKADGGTARAIPGGASRTADRAPNRTTGPTPNNRRASPTDSDRRPGAPRRGNGHPRGLDGQPWLFALAVLAWLVLLVLVLRQGALPVSAPALLGGLALLNVATFIAYASDKNAAQQGRWRTPENTLHALALAGGWPAAWLAQRALRHKSRKAEFLAVYVVTVLLNLGALAWLAWHGR
- a CDS encoding RNB domain-containing ribonuclease, producing MSPLHPHQRQELAELAGIAMRERGLQPEFGRATLDQLSAIDTPSDEQGPGIADMTALRWCSIDNDDSRDLDQLTASQVLPSGDVRILVSVADVDALVQAHTPIDQHAEANTTSVYTSAIVFPMLPEKLSTDFTSLNPHRVRVALVVEMDFAPDGALRRSHITRARVRNQAKLAYDSVAAWLDGDGRLPEAAAQVGGLADDLRTQDSVAQQLRARRREQGSLEFQTLQPRAEFDGDRVVAIRQQVQNRARQLIEEFMVATNGVVARFLAERHRASLRRVVRSPERWARIAEVAAERGWELPAEADSAALEQFLVAERRRDPERFPDLSLTIVKLLGRGEYVVEVPGGPRIGHFGLAVRDYSHSTAPNRRFPDLITGRLLKAALADARPPYSHAELERLAVHCTRQEDAANKVERQLRKSEAALLLEQRIGDVFDGVVTGVSKGNNWVRVFSPPAEGKLAVGRGGAVKVGDKVRVKLLSTNVERGFIDFGLLA